The following is a genomic window from Neurospora crassa OR74A linkage group III, whole genome shotgun sequence.
GGGTGAATAGGTGGCGGGGGGTTCTGTGCAGAGATGGCTGCCCATTGTGttagtatactaataatcCATATGATTGACATGTAGGTAAAGAGGGGTACGCACCATCCTCGTTGCCGTCAAAGACACCTGGCATGCCGACCAGGTCTAGAGGCATACCGAGCTCGGCATCGACCTCGATGTTTAGGGGCTGCTCACGCGCAAGGCGCGAGGCAAAGCCAGGGTTGGTGTATTGGCCGCTCGACAGGCCCGTGCTGGGGATGTTGAGCAGCTTGGGCGGATTGGGAGGGGGTGGTAGAGCATTGGAATATCTGATTCTGGCGATGTAATCCTGGTGGATCATGCGCTCTTCGCGCCCTCGTGGGTGTTGCGACATGGTGTTTGTCTGTGTTGTGTGATTAAATGATATGTCGTGTGGATGTGGGTGGCTGTGAAAACCAAGTCGGGTTAAGATTGATGGTTGTGGGTTGAGTTTGAACGGGAGTCGGAGCTTCGAGAGCAAGGTGATGAAAGTGGTCGCAGCGAAAGTGAGTCGCGGTCGAGATGCAGGTGAAGGCGCGGTTGCgttgcggttgcggttgcgggATGGTGTGTGCCAGCGGACAGGGGCCGGGACACTGGGTTAAAAAAATGGAGACAAggctggttggttggtcAACTGGCTGGTCAAGCTCGTCCTGGACAAAATAGTTGAGACCTTTGACATTACCCATACCTTGGGTATACTCCCCATTCGCATACAAGCGTCTTTAATACACCTATGATCTTGAGTACTAGGCAATCCTGAATTGGTATAATCCATACCATGGTCTTACAACggtctttttgtttctttgaTACCTGATACGCGGGTAACGGACTGGTTTACCTCCAGTTGGTCGGTCTCATCAATTTTGTCCCGGACCAGTCAAGTAGACTAGCTTGCGCCGGAGCTGAAGTTCAGAGCTACAATAACTGCAAAAGCTgttgagaaaaagaaattggGTCCCGATTTGATAGAAGTGAAAGCGATCGAGAGCTTCAGTAGGTGCTTTTgttgaaagaaagaaagaaaaacaagtGTCGAGGTTCAACCCAGCTGACGTTTTGTTACGCTTCAAGTTCTTCCATTCTGTTGAAGGTTCCTGTCACTGAGGATCGCCTGGCTGTGCCGGCCGCAATAAAAAGGTGGGTCCCACGCAGCCTTAAGATTCCCTTATCCGCAACTTTGTTGATTTCCATTCACTAACCCCTGAATATCGGGCTTTGCTATGGTTTCGATACTATTGGCAGCATGGCATGGCGAGAGACTGTGTCCTAACTGTACATATCCAGATGCATATTCAATTCCAGCTGACATTATGGTTAATTATTTTGGTCTCTAAGTGATATCCTGTATGGCCTGCTTCCAGACACCGCCATGTTTTTTTGTTGTCGTCCGTCCGTTCTCTTCACTCATGGCGTGTGTGAAACTACTCATCATATGTGAGATAGTTCAGAACCCCCGCttgcatccatccatccattcgtTCATCCATCGACTGTTATGGCAACAATCAGAAGACCAACCATCCTGTATCCCAACCCAGGCGTCAGATTAGAAGAGTATATATGAAAAAAGATATACAGGATAGTTGCTCGTCATCATAAATGCTCCATCAACATGGCGCATTCCCCCGTCATTAGTACATTGAGAAGTTCTGTCTTTCTTTCTACCGCGTTTGACCTGAATTTGGCCCGCGAAAcacttccttctctccccgGACAACGCCAAAGTGCCAGAGACAGACTAGCTGCCCTAGGTGACACCCAGCAACATCAATCAACTTGGGCAACAGCACAGCTGCTTAGTTACTGTTCTTGTTGTACCGCGCCTTGCCAATGGTAAAGGGGACGTAACGGTACTTGATCATGTGCTGGATTTGCTTGCGCACTGTTTCTTATCGTTAGCTGCTGTTCAAAGTTTCACACAAGAAAGAGCCTGACAGGGGCGGTGCAACGTACTGGTAAGGATGAAAAGCATGAGCCAGTACATAACCAGCACGGGCCAGAACACGGGAATGTTGAAGATCTCGAACCAACTGCAGAGGAAGGAAATGGCAACAGCGCGGGTGGCCGAATGCCAGAACTTGAACTCGGGAAGGCGGCGGATGAAGGGCCGGAACTCCTCGTCCTGCTTGGTGGGGAGGGTACCGACAGAGCCGTCCTCCATTTCCGTGTCGAGCGCATCACTCGAGGGGTCGAACTTGGGCGTGAGaaaggcgaggaagaggttgagaaggTAGATGCCGAGGGCATAGGCGACAATGTACCAGCCTTGTGCCACGAACACCCGCACGAAGAAGAGAAACAGGGCGACGCCGGTGCCAACCCATCGGTACGTAACATAGGGCGTCgactggtcgaggagtgcttgGTATTGCTGAAAGGGCCCAACTGTGTTAGCCAACATGACAGTCGCAAAGAGACAAGAGCAGTAAACGCACTCTCTGGAGCTTGTTGCTCTGTGCAGTAAAAGTGCCAAAAGGCGTCATCGGCTCCTCCGCGGTCTCCATTGCGATGGTATTGGTAAGGGTGTAAATGTAGCTCGTTTAGCTTCGTTAATCGATCGTGTCTCGCTGGTATATCGTGTCCAAAACCGTTTGAtcgggaggtggaggtgaaAAGGTGTTCGTGGGTTGGTGATTGCAATGGAAGGGAAGACGAGAGATGTTGGCAGAAGGGAAAAATGATTATCGGACACTGCGCATGTAGGGACGGTAgctgtacactacctaaGTATACTACACTAGCAGCAGCACGGGCACCGTACCTTGTAGGGTAAGACAGCACTCCAGTTTCGTTGCGCGTATCCAGCAGGGGCCGTTATCCCAAGGGAATGACGAAGACGGGGGGCCGCCGATTGGGGGAGGGACACCTTTTCCGTGGCGGGCAAAAGCTGGCATCAGCCACGCAACACGAGCCTAGACCTGGCTCGTGAAAAGGGGTGGAATTTCTTGGACTGTGGCGCTGATGGCATTCCCTCGTTAGCTCCCGTcagaccccccccccccccctgaaGCCGAATAGCCCGAAAAGTGTGGCTGGTGATATGGACGTCTCTGAAACCGTGGAAACGGCCCGCCCGCTCCCCCCAAGACAAGAAAAGCAAAGTACAGTTGCAAGGATCAACAGACAGGCATTCCCCAATTGACGTCGTTTAGACCGAGGATAACCAGTGAGGCCAAGCGTGTGGGGAATTGGGGAGCTGGATGGCCCATCAGAGCTCGGGGGAGCTACCTACCCCTCGGTTTGACGGGTCACTCACTTATATAAGCTGCGGTCATTGATGGTTTATTTACATGCTCTGTGCTGCTGGCGGTGCTGCAAGTGTTTTGTTTCTGACTTCTTGCCATTGACCTTTTTGTTTCCGTAACCAACTCGTCTGATAGAACCAAATCACCCACCACAATCATGCGTTCAGTTGccttcaacaacaccctCCGGGGTCTATCCCGGGCCGGCTCCCGCTTCCAGCCCACTACCCTTCCCCGTATTGCGGCTGCCCGTGCCTATTCTACTCCTGCCGAGAGCCAGTATGAGTTCATCCAGGTCTCCGAGCCCCGTCCCGGTGTCGGTCAAGGTAAACAAACACCCTTGGCTTCATCTAGATACACCCATCGTCACGCAATGATTCAAATGGGAACATGGAATTCATCAAACTCCAAAgaacctcctccatcccctccccaaTCTTCTCTTTCCCAAACACTTCTAAACCTCAAAACCCAAATTACTAACCAAACCCACCCTCACCGGGCGCCCAGTAACCCTCAACCGCCCCAAAGCCCTCAACGCCCTCTCCACCCCGCTCATCACCGAACTCAACgccgccctcctctccttccagcAATCCCCCACCATCCGCGCCATCGTCCTCACCGGCTCCGAGCGCGCCttcgccgccggcgccgacaTCAAGGAGATGGCCCCCTTGACCTTCTCCAAGGCCTTCCTCGACTCCTTCATCGAGTCCTGGTCCAACCTGACCTTCACCGTCAAGAAGCCCATCATCGGCGCCGTCTCCGGCCAcgccctcggcggcggctgcgaACTGGCGCTGATGACGGACATCATCTACTGCACCAAGACAGCCAACTTTGGCCAACCCGAGATCAAGCTGGGCACGATCCCCGGCGCGGGCGGGTCCCAGCGGCTGACGAGGGCGGTGGGGAAGAGCAAGGCTATGGAGCTGATCCTCACGGGAAAGAGCTTCAGTggtgaggaggcggagaggtgGGGGGTTGCGGCGAGGGCGTTTGACAGCTATGAGGAGTTGATGGAGGGGGCGCTCAAGACGGCAGAGACGATTGCGGGATATAGCAAGGTGGCGGTGCAGGCGGCCAAGGAGGTGGTTAACAAGAGCCAGGAGGTTGGACTGAGGGATGGCGTGGAGTATGAGAGGCGCATGTTCCATGCCTTGTTTGGAAGCCAGGATCAGAAGATTGGAATGAAGGCTTTTGCggagaagggcaaggccAAGTGGGTTGATGAGTAATGTATGACTGGTTGGACAGGACAGTTGTATGTTTACGTTAGAAGAGAAATGGAGATTCCTATTAGTTCGAAGGGGTTATTCTGTCAGCTCTCTCAGTTGTATTCTGAATCTGACATGACCTTGTCGAAAGACTACCCTTAATGATCTACTAACCAGagccaacatcaccatcctcgaaGCAGCCTGGAGGAAAAAGTCGAAGGACTATTTCCCTCAAGCCCGTTAAGCATGACATCTCCAACCTCCTTTCCCTCTGTTCACATCAAAACGGGACAGCAGCAAATGTAAATTCAATGATCAAACAGATATATTCCCAACTACGCAATTCCTACCTAGAAGTAGTAATTTGTAAGCACTAACACACGTCTCATCCAACTTTGGATGAGATCAACCAAAACAAGTAAGCCAATGCAAAGCCAAAACAatacaaaacaaaaaaaccgaaaaacaaagaaaaacaaaacaaaacaaaaatgCTTACCTCACTACTATAACACTGCCAACACAATAACCTACCACGCACTCTCCTAAACCATACTATAAACCTAGATTTATCTCTTACACGACACGATTACCCATCAACACAAAACCATCACTTACCACCCCACCTAGACAAGCAAGGACGTCTTCGAgagacagcgacagcgacagcgcCAGAGACAGATACAGATACAGTTGTTCGAAACTGAGTTAGCAACATCGACAAGTTGCAAGGACAAGATACTGGTCAAGGTAGTCTAACAAGGACTATTATTCTACCTTTCTCCCCCCAAGAAAAACTTGTACCATGTCTGTATGCCTATGTAGCGGCGGATGGCGAGCTGTGTGTAGCGTCTATCAGAGATCCTGCAAGcatattaaaatccttaacaTTGCTCGCTTTCCTCGGGTCTCTGTAACAGGCCGCCGTTCGTCTTCTAATAAGTTATGTATGTATCCTCTAAGAAGCCAAGCCTAGCCAAAACAAGCCGGTGAGGCGCGCAACGTATATATGCGAATCTAGAAGATGCAAATTCCGCCCTTCGGAACTTTTCCGTCTCATGAAGCTGCACATGTCCTGTAgcatgaaaaagaaaaacgcCTCGCTTGTCGCCGGTGTGATGTAATGTCATGTGTAATGTGTGATGTGCAGCGTaatgtgtagtgtaccaaTGCCAATGAGTCGAATATGATATGTGTATGTCGAGACACCAAAAACCAGGGGGATTATCGTATCATACCATATCGTACCATATCATATCATGTgtacccttccttcctttttccccTCTCTAACaccgaagaaaaagaagaaaaaaaatcgtGGTATCATTGTTGAAGAAGACCGAAAAGAAAACACCATACGTAAGAAGAGAGGTATGTATgaatgaagaaagaaataaaaccctaaaatcctcttcctcgccatAGGAACAAGAAACATCCATCACTCGCTAAAATCAGTAGGAGTGGACGGGAAACTGGGCTCCGACTTGCGCTTCATCAACTTCAGATTATGatccactcccactcccagcCTTGGCGGGTCCGTCAGGGTATTCTGATCGGACTCAGGCCGGCGGTCCGAGTCAGATGGGAACGGGAAGCCCTCGTGAATCGTCTCCTCGCGGTGTTGCTCCGGATTCGTTGCTCGCCTACGCATGCTATGCCAGCCATTAGGGTTAATGCCGTCTCCACCACCGCTACCGACGCCGttaccgccgccaccacctccaaggCCGGTGACGCCCTGACTGCCAACGCTTCCGTGATGCGAGTCTCTATTTAAGGGCCGCGCCTTACCGACGGAACCAAAGTGGACAGGGTGCCAGGTTTGCGCGTGAGGAACGTGGTGGGGACGGTGTCCATCCAGCGGCATGGCGGCTCTGGGCGGCCCTGGATGGAGCAGAGCGCCAAAGATCTGGTTGCCAATGTCGTTGCTGCGTTGGCGCCAGTGACGCCTGCGGCTCGttctgctggtggtgctccAGGCATCACGGCCAGTACTCATGGCAGACGTGTGTGAACGCTGTCTTTCGACCCCGTCGTCCTCGGAAGAGCTGCTGTTCAGCTCCTTGGGAAGGACGATGGCACGGTCAAGGCCGTAGGGAAGACCACGATGCCGACCTCGAATCAGCGTCATGATAATGAACACCTTTCCTGTCGTGCTGAAGATGGCCGATAGAGAGGCGTTACCAGTGGAAAAACCAAGACTCATGCCGACTGTACCGTAGGCGCTGATGACCTCAAACATGAGCGCGAACATATCGGTCTCGCCGTCCATGATCCGCGTGCCTTCCGAGATGGCGagcatgaagaagaagagagcaaTAAACCACAAATCGAAAGAGAGCTGGCGACGCAAATGCGAGCCGATGTAGGACAAATCGCTGGACGGAGAAGCCGATTCCTCCTCACCTTCAGGATTGTTGTAAATGCCCAGAGACTTCTCCTCGTACACGTTTGTGCGACGGATCGACATGGCGATGGGGAGGACACTGATGTACATCATGATCATGTACGACACCTTGACGGCCGGGTGCAGGACCGCGAGGTTGATGCAGGAAAAACCAGCTGTCCTCGTTGAGGCTGCCTCGAAGAGCCCATTGAGGACCTTGATACCGCCAGGTAAGGCGTCGACAGGCCCAGATCCCAAGTCcaggacgacgaagaagacaacGTCAGCACAATTGAGCCCGATTAGGATGAAAAAGAGCCACCACGTCGCCCCAGACGGGAAGAGGAGAATGAAGCAGCGACGAGGATGATCAAGCAGAAATCGCACTTCCTCGTAGAGGCCCGAGTCGCGCGGAACGACGATGGACATGACCCAAATGATAAACCGCAACATGACGGGGAAGCCGGTGTTGccaatgatgatgagaaaGATCATCAACAGCAAGGGCCAGACAGCGGTATTGAACGAGTTCATGCTGTCGGGGGTCAAGGTAAGGCCCAGATCCATGAAAGCAGAGTTCGCGGTGAAGAAGGCCCACCAGACTCTGCTTTGGCCAGCCTGGTCGACAACCTGACCCCAGCGGTCCTCATGGAGGATCCACGGCAGCAAACCGACAAGTCCCAACAGAAAGAAACCGAAGAAGTAGCAGAGAATGATCTTCTGCAGCAACTTCAAGACACGGTACTCGATACCTCCCAGCTCCTCGCGTTGCTCTTCCGTCAGGTCGTGGAATTGGGAGTTGCGTCCCAGTGTCGGTTCCCAGCTGAGGTAGGGCGTCGGCTCCATCTTGTCTTTGGTAAAGGCCGACCTCATGGCTGAGAGCGATGGGCGCCTAGACATTCTCGAATTTGACCGCTGCAGTTTGGGGTCTGCCTCCTCGTCACCACGGTTCCTGGTAGGGGCCCGTGTGTTCTTCCTGAACTTGAGATGGTTGAGTTGCGGCACGAAAGAGTGGGTGAACATCTTGGCATCGTCGACGAAATCTTCCGTCAGCGTTTCGTATAACTTATTTCTGTCGGGCTCCtcgatggtgatggcttgTGCGCGGCCATTGAGCGTCACCATGGGCGCACGTTGAGCTGGCTCGcggtcatcctcctcggcagAATCATCGACCCGTCTAGGCTTAGCGCCTCGTTCCATGTCTCTTGGACCGGGAATTCGAAGCACCTCGTCGTCTCGGTTGCGCTGTCGCTCAAGAATTGCGATATGCTCCTCGTCCGACCGAGGAAGCTTTATCGCATCCAAGCCAAGTCCATCGCTCTTCTTCACGGTGCCGGCGAACCTGATTTCGGGCTGTCGACGGGTATCTTCGGGCTGATCAGGATCTCGCTGATCGGGGGGCGCGCGGCTGTCGTACGTGGGCTTCTGGAACGAGCCCAGCAAGATGCCGTCGTTGGTCATGCGTGGACTACCAGAACCGTGCATGACGGTGATCTCTCGGCCAGCAACACCTCTTTCCGCCTGTGATAGAAAGTCGGTCCGCATCTGCGATTTTGACTTTGAAATCGTGCCTCTCCGCTGCTTGGCGTCCTGGACAATGGTCTGCAACTTCTTTTCGAACCAATATCTGCGTAGGGAAACCGTGTAATAGCCGATTGATATTGGGTTAGTGAGCATGGCAAGCAAAAAGATGACGGCCTGGGAAAAGGTGTTGATCAGGTTAACATCAATGGTGTTGAGGCCGCCCTGGGTACACGCCCCAGcagcgaagaagagggcgTCGACATAGGCGACTTGGCCCCTGTGGGAGGCGTAAATAAGAATTGAGCCAACTATTGTGAGGCCAATGATGAGGGTATCTATTCACAGTTAGTACGGAAACAATGTTCaaggggaagggagaggAACTTACAGTGTACTGTTTGATACTGGAAGTGGCCTTCGGTCATCAGTTTCCTGGGCCGAAAACCAATATGGTGACATATCCACGCCCATTTCTCCTGGGTTATACTGCGAAGTCGTTCCATGGTGGGCGACAATCGCGGGAGGTGGTATTATGGTGAAAATGTGCCCCTGAGTGGTGAAGGATGTCGTCAGGCAATAAGGGATAGGGGACTGGGGGTTGGAGAAACAAAGACGGAGACGGCACCGGAATCGCCTGAAATCGACGCAGAGGCCGAAACGGCAAACGGTGATGTGCCTCCAGGAAGCTACTAATATCCTGTCCTGCCAGTATGTAGTAGAAGTAAGagatagaaaaaaaaaaaagagaaggtcGATCGATGTCTCGGCGTGTCAGGGTCTGCTCAAGGATGTGGCAGGGTGGCGTGGTGACAGACGGTTGGGAGATCAACGAAAAGGATTACTGAATTAAGACAACGGCATCAGAGCCTATGTCATGGAGGGGCAGATCTGGGGTATTTGAGGGAGAAGACGCGGCAATTGAAATAAAGAATGATATAGGTAgaagtaggtagggtagaggtatgtgtAGTAAGATCCAGTGATAAGGTATGGGGCGGGTCGGGAgacagaaggaggagggaattGAATTGGTATGAAGTAATGGTATTCACTCGTCCTAGTATAGAGTGAATACGAGAGGCCCCAGTTCAGTCGTCGCTTTTTGGTGGCTTCGACTGAAGAGATGAAGACTAAAAGTTTCCGTTGCCGTTTCCAGTCCAGGGGGGGGGTTTGGCCGAGAAGGAAGGTGCGTGCGGGTGGCAGGAATGGAGACTTCAAGTTGTGGACAGGACTGGACCAGCAACCGagggcttttttttttttttttccttgtctTATTTCCGGACCTGGGGCTGATTTTAAAGCCCTCAAAGGAGTTTGTTTTGTGTCTCGGATGGCCTCAGAACTGGTCGAGGCGCAATCCAAATGTTGACTTGACCCGATCGTCAAAAAAGTTCGATGAGGACGAGCACACCACACACAGCAGAAAGCAAAGTGGTAGGCACCGTTGCTTACAATGCCAAGCAAAAGCCAAGAACAAGACCCAGATGCTACACTAGATTCCAGAGAaggccaacaacaactcggAGCGAAGAGAGTGTCAAAGAAGGTTGCCGCCAAGCCCACAGGGGCGGGTGACggtagaagaagggaagCACTCCGTAAACCGGTCTTTGcagggttggtggtgttgaaaaTCGGGTGGTCCCAGCCAAGAATCAGGGTTATTGCTGGTCGACTGATGGAAAAAGCCGATGGAGAAAAAAGTTCGAATTCTAGCCTGTCGGAGGGGGGCTGGCGAGTTGCATCAAGCGGGTCCACAACGGCTTAAGGGTGCGCTAGCGCATGCATATATAACACTCTATAGTCCCGCTTGTTGAACCGTGAAGTCGAGCACTGTTCCAGTTTCAGGAAGCACGTGGGGTTTGTAACGAGTCGTGAGTTGATACAGTAGATCTGATTGTCAAAGAGGGGgacgagaaagagaaagacaaGTCAGAAAGGGTACTCGTGGGATGTAAAGGATCTCGGGCTCCCGGGTCAACAAAGAACACATCCGGGGCTTTATGCCGGGGAACGACGCCGGCGGGGTGCCAAATTGAAAGGAGCACAGACTGTCACTAGTGTAGGTACCGCAAAGACTCGGGCCATTGACTTTCAACTTTCCTGGAAATCAGGCATAGTCTtttagtgtaggtaggtagtgtaagCATACATACTGACTGCAACATTCACGCCCACCAGAACTTGTATGCAAGACAGTGGTTTTCAATTTCCCCACCCTCCAGCGCTCTTGAAGATAATTGGGAAAGGGCAGGACATCAGAACAATGGAATTTACTACACTATGCGCCCGAGTGGCAatgcatcatcatcgataTCCTCCTCTATTTTTGGCGAGTAAAACATGTATAGAATCGTGCATATGTATGTCTGATTATGTCTGATTTCCAGTCAAGTTGAAAGTCAATGGTCCAAATCTTTGCGGTAGTGTGTGTACATTGACAAGGGCCGCATGAGCCACTATGTATGTAGCGTACACTATATTCGCTGTTCGCTCTTCTTCCACGTCCCCAACCCCAGCCAAGCAAGGGCCAAGCATCGTCGAGCCATGGGGGAGGTTTTACTAAGGCATTCCTCCGGGACTGGGGGTGGCTTAGGCCTCGCACAACCCGAGCCGACGGGGGGGGACTTCGATAGGCAAAGACCACCATTGCCGGCAAACCTCACCACTCCACGACAGTCACCGTCAAGGTCATCCGCCGAGCCGGTCATCGTCGGGCACACAATGACATTCGAGTCGACGGTGATCAGTCAGTTCGGGTTGGCTGGCAGTGTGAAACCGTGACCAAGCTTGCCAAGTAGTAAACCCAGGAGGATCCCCCAGAGACACCGGGCCATAAACTAGTCTGCGGGTGATGACTTGAAGGTCGGGTCGGGTTTAAAAAAGCGAGGTTACTTGCATTCATCGATGGCGTCCAATAGCGATTCGAATCTCAATCTCTTATCAAGGAGATCAGCAAAAGGCCGAAACACTGCAGCTTTCCCTTTGCATATTGTAGACTGAAGGCATAAGGTTGTGCCGCCGCTAAACAACAACCTTGGGAGTTGTTTGGAAACCCTGGAAGGAGACAAGCAATCTCATCAAACGGCAACGccgcagcggcagcggcagcaaccGGAGTGCAGGTCGGGTTTGATAGCAATTACCTAGAATAGCATCCTTGCAAGCAACCGCGGAAAAGGCTGAGCATTGATTGCGATGCAAGCAGTCTGTGGAAATGGAAGCGACGGAAGCTGCAGTGAGCTGACAGGGTTCGAGCGATCTTGCGGTCAGcaacttccaccaccactttgTTTCCACGGGCAATGAGGTTGACAAAGGCTTTCATTGACGGCGCATTGCGCGATACTCATTCGTTGTACATAGAAGGTTCCTGGGTACAGATTCTAGACCACAGGAAAGAGTCCGGGGTTGGTAGTGGAGATGGGACTCACTGGTCAAGCGTCGACGACCACCACACTCGTCTCATCACTGTTCAGATGACACGCTCCCAATGCGCATCACGCACGCATCTACGATGGCTTAGTTGCCGCTACCCCTCATCCAATGTCAAGGAATTTGACTGCAGTTGAGCCTAACCTCCACAATGATCATCGACAATTTTGGAGAAAGGAAGCCTGAATGATCCGACTGTTCAGGGAAAATACATGTCGGACACAATGCTATTTGATCAGTTGACAATTGACAATGGGAGGCCAAAGATTCAAAGTCGTCTCGAGTAGACAGTGAAAGGAGCCTGAgtccttcctttctccctcGTTGGGTTCAGTAGGTTCAATTCACCTGTTCAGCCAACAAGTGGAATCCGGATGGAAGGGAAGCTACATCTAGGTACAACAACCTCATAACGCCCCTTCCATGCACACTCTGACCCGTTTCACAACCGCGGAAGGCGCAACCTGCGCACCCAGCTTTTAAATTCCGAAGACCATGACCATGGTCCAATCGCCAGCCTCTGATTTCCGCCAAGCAAAACTTCGTTGGATGTGGAAAGACCGGCTTGAATGAGCATCCCTGATATCTCCCAGGTTTATTGTGTAGTTTAACTAAGTATCTCTACCTAAGTACTTAAGGTTGAGAATGGTGGTGCCAAGCTTTTTGTCCACTCTTCTCGTCTACACGTGTAGAGTACCAATGTACTATGCTTAGTGTACACCTTTCTTCTCAAATGACGTTCGAGAGTCCCTCTACCGGTTTCGGATTTCAACTGCCGTACGGGAGCTCTGACAGGCTACCAATCGAACGGCTCGTTTATCTAAGCGATGTCGACTTTTTGAGATGCTGAGCTGCTGTGTGTGTCATGTGTGATTAGTGTATGCTCTGCAGACGAAGCCTTCGTTGTCACACATTTCCTCTCCTATTTCTTACATGCGACGGAGAAGCCAGGACTGTGTGTGATTCGATGGGCCACCGAATGGTCACTGAATGGTTTGTAAACTCTCTCTGTACTTCTACTCACTTTCCTTGGTAGGTATCACCTATTATAGCATAAGCAACCTGATGTTGATTCGATCTGATTACCCACCTACAGGAGAATCTGGTCTGATCTGCCAGGGCTTTGCAGTTGCTG
Proteins encoded in this region:
- a CDS encoding enoyl-CoA hydratase produces the protein MRSVAFNNTLRGLSRAGSRFQPTTLPRIAAARAYSTPAESQYEFIQVSEPRPGVGQVTLNRPKALNALSTPLITELNAALLSFQQSPTIRAIVLTGSERAFAAGADIKEMAPLTFSKAFLDSFIESWSNLTFTVKKPIIGAVSGHALGGGCELALMTDIIYCTKTANFGQPEIKLGTIPGAGGSQRLTRAVGKSKAMELILTGKSFSGEEAERWGVAARAFDSYEELMEGALKTAETIAGYSKVAVQAAKEVVNKSQEVGLRDGVEYERRMFHALFGSQDQKIGMKAFAEKGKAKWVDE
- the trk gene encoding trk-1; protein product: MERLRSITQEKWAWICHHIGFRPRKLMTEGHFQYQTVHYTLIIGLTIVGSILIYASHRGQVAYVDALFFAAGACTQGGLNTIDVNLINTFSQAVIFLLAMLTNPISIGYYTVSLRRYWFEKKLQTIVQDAKQRRGTISKSKSQMRTDFLSQAERGVAGREITVMHGSGSPRMTNDGILLGSFQKPTYDSRAPPDQRDPDQPEDTRRQPEIRFAGTVKKSDGLGLDAIKLPRSDEEHIAILERQRNRDDEVLRIPGPRDMERGAKPRRVDDSAEEDDREPAQRAPMVTLNGRAQAITIEEPDRNKLYETLTEDFVDDAKMFTHSFVPQLNHLKFRKNTRAPTRNRGDEEADPKLQRSNSRMSRRPSLSAMRSAFTKDKMEPTPYLSWEPTLGRNSQFHDLTEEQREELGGIEYRVLKLLQKIILCYFFGFFLLGLVGLLPWILHEDRWGQVVDQAGQSRVWWAFFTANSAFMDLGLTLTPDSMNSFNTAVWPLLLMIFLIIIGNTGFPVMLRFIIWVMSIVVPRDSGLYEEVRFLLDHPRRCFILLFPSGATWWLFFILIGLNCADVVFFVVLDLGSGPVDALPGGIKVLNGLFEAASTRTAGFSCINLAVLHPAVKVSYMIMMYISVLPIAMSIRRTNVYEEKSLGIYNNPEGEEESASPSSDLSYIGSHLRRQLSFDLWFIALFFFMLAISEGTRIMDGETDMFALMFEVISAYGTVGMSLGFSTGNASLSAIFSTTGKVFIIMTLIRGRHRGLPYGLDRAIVLPKELNSSSSEDDGVERQRSHTSAMSTGRDAWSTTSRTSRRRHWRQRSNDIGNQIFGALLHPGPPRAAMPLDGHRPHHVPHAQTWHPVHFGSVGKARPLNRDSHHGSVGSQGVTGLGGGGGGNGVGSGGGDGINPNGWHSMRRRATNPEQHREETIHEGFPFPSDSDRRPESDQNTLTDPPRLGVGVDHNLKLMKRKSEPSFPSTPTDFSE
- a CDS encoding RER1 protein, with the protein product METAEEPMTPFGTFTAQSNKLQRQYQALLDQSTPYVTYRWVGTGVALFLFFVRVFVAQGWYIVAYALGIYLLNLFLAFLTPKFDPSSDALDTEMEDGSVGTLPTKQDEEFRPFIRRLPEFKFWHSATRAVAISFLCSWFEIFNIPVFWPVLVMYWLMLFILTMRKQIQHMIKYRYVPFTIGKARYNKNSN